The following are from one region of the Thermoanaerobaculia bacterium genome:
- a CDS encoding PIG-L family deacetylase: MEENELIPYSASEIAAERVLTLSAHPDDDVFGAGGLLARLARTAEAVRAVVLTSGEAQEAGPAGSADPDTRRREAREAAGELGIRDVVFWDLPDRALAARRKEVAARLRSAIVDFRPDLVLAPSPCEIHPDHRAVAEAAYEAVATSRPGDADHGVLRWTRIAFYEITQPILPNALVPLGEHAEAKRRAVSRFVSQASIRDYAGAVEGLNAFRSLTLEGSGPAESFRVVSAPEAAVLPLSELRREIGPGAIAAGDRSVAPAAVVIRTRNRPALLREALQSLSAQTARPRAVVVVNDGGGPIDAVVSPFASDFDLVRVDHPQAAGRSNAANAGLERIGEEALGFLDDDDVLAPDHFARLLTARAAGPEPIVYS, encoded by the coding sequence ATGGAGGAAAACGAGCTGATCCCGTACTCCGCGTCGGAGATCGCGGCGGAACGCGTGCTCACCCTTTCCGCCCATCCCGACGACGACGTCTTCGGCGCGGGAGGTCTCCTCGCACGGCTCGCCCGGACCGCGGAGGCCGTCCGCGCGGTCGTCCTGACGTCCGGGGAGGCCCAGGAGGCGGGGCCCGCCGGGTCCGCGGATCCGGACACCCGCCGGCGCGAGGCGCGGGAGGCGGCAGGGGAGCTCGGAATCCGCGACGTCGTCTTTTGGGACCTGCCGGACCGCGCCCTCGCGGCGCGCCGGAAGGAAGTCGCGGCCCGTCTGCGCAGCGCGATCGTCGATTTCCGCCCGGATCTCGTCCTCGCCCCGTCGCCGTGCGAGATCCATCCCGATCACCGGGCGGTCGCGGAAGCGGCGTACGAGGCGGTCGCGACGTCGCGTCCGGGCGACGCGGATCACGGAGTGCTGCGGTGGACCCGGATCGCGTTCTACGAGATCACCCAGCCGATCCTCCCGAATGCCCTCGTTCCTCTCGGCGAACACGCCGAGGCCAAGCGGCGCGCCGTCTCGCGGTTCGTCTCCCAGGCGTCGATCCGGGACTACGCCGGCGCGGTCGAGGGCCTGAACGCCTTCCGGTCGCTCACGCTCGAAGGGAGCGGGCCGGCCGAATCGTTCCGGGTCGTGTCGGCGCCCGAAGCGGCGGTCCTTCCCCTGTCGGAGCTCCGACGGGAAATCGGACCCGGCGCGATCGCGGCCGGCGACAGGAGCGTCGCCCCGGCGGCCGTCGTCATCCGAACCCGCAACCGTCCGGCGCTCCTGCGGGAAGCGCTCCAGAGCCTCTCGGCGCAGACCGCGCGTCCCCGGGCGGTCGTCGTGGTCAACGACGGGGGAGGGCCGATCGACGCGGTGGTTTCGCCGTTCGCGTCGGATTTCGATCTCGTCCGCGTCGATCATCCGCAGGCCGCGGGCCGCTCCAACGCGGCCAACGCCGGACTCGAGCGGATCGGGGAAGAAGCGCTCGGGTTCCTCGACGACGACGACGTTCTCGCCCCGGATCATTTCGCTCGTCTTCTCACCGCCCGCGCGGCGGGGCCCGAGCCGATCGTCTACTCG